A region from the Diadema setosum chromosome 17, eeDiaSeto1, whole genome shotgun sequence genome encodes:
- the LOC140240775 gene encoding cilia- and flagella-associated protein 157-like — MPPKKKGGKKKGKKSGKKSGKRSARASSAPDGQNLSEVGKEYFLIQIRDLERRLARYQRKCDELEVANGEFRSRYDQMGTDKKEIVAFLKKQLEQRQDEIADLNDRLVGLQQAKDTEKDSYEAQLAQLRNEFQETKDQLTSENMILSGKLAALEEFKVQKEDLKKKFEQMEEELEKQADEHKDEIYKLEKKQVVDKDRLKREMVLRVNQVAAEFRKVSNKQMADTTKRTIRENVSIHAQLAKMSDKTMELIEENEELRAKEKKQRQQLEMLETNEKELAKKNHSNQKVIRMLTEKAKQQEDLIADLEEREKEYQEMEAEMALLRQQADSSREELQTMGREADQMQERMEMMEREKAELAEIKIKLERILAEAAYSLHRILMGNTSKVAPSGSLNLEEVEKRDNMLEHLLVILNSAAAIGVGPSPEAFIPTEEEFYRTKSRETMYPGSGKGLKRGYTPLSPIAKGAGTLPHYRMGDLGLVPRPKPSTFPSDTTRQLSATSRLNRLQGVKSRSVGIQTTSSAKAVFRADQLLGSDTTAAKSALIQELALTHKQRPLAPVMMPTGKVTR; from the exons ATGCCTCCAAAGAAGAAGGGAgggaagaagaaaggaaagaaaagtgGTAAGAAGAGTGGCAAGCGGTCAGCAAGGGCATCATCGGCGCCAGATGGCCAGAACCTGAGCGAAGTCGGGAAGGAGTACTTTCTCATTCAGATCCGTGATCTTGAGAGGAGACTAGCAAG GTACCAGCGAAAATGCGACGAGCTGGAGGTGGCCAATGGCGAGTTCCGCTCGCGCTACGACCAGATGGGCACCGACAAAAAGGAGATCGTGGCCTTCCTGAAGAAGCAGCTGGAACAGCGGCAGGACGAGATCGCCGACCTCAACGACCGGCTGGTGGGCCTGCAGCAGGCCAAGGACACGGAGAAGGACTCGTACGAGGCACAGCTGGCCCAGCTCCGTAACGAGTTCCAGGAGACCAAGGACCAGCTGACCTCGGAGAACATGATCCtca GTGGGAAGCTTGCTGCTCTGGAGGAGTTCAAAGTTCAGAAGGAGGACCTGAAGAAGAAGTTTGAGCAGATGGAGGAGGAGCTGGAGAAACAGGCTGACGAGCACAAGGATGAGATATACAAGCTGGAAAAGAAACAAGTCGTCGACAAGGACAG GTTGAAGCGCGAGATGGTCCTGAGAGTCAACCAGGTGGCGGCCGAGTTCCGCAAGGTCTCCAACAAGCAGATGGCGGACACCACCAAGCGCACCATCCGCGAGAACGTCAGCATCCACGCCCAGCTGGCCAAGATGTCGGACAAGACCATGGAGCTGATCGAGGAGAATGAGGAGCTGCGGGCCAAGGAGAAGAAGCAGCGCCAGCAGCTGGAGATGCTGGAGACCAACGAGAAGGAGCTGGCCAAGAAGAACCACAGCAACCAGAAG GTGATCCGGATGCTGACAGAGAAGGCGAAGCAGCAGGAGGACCTGATCGCCGACCTGGAGGAGCGGGAGAAGGAGTACCAGGAGATGGAGGCGGAGATGGCCCTCCTGCGCCAGCAGGCGGACAGCTCCCGGGAGGAGCTGCAGACCATGGGGCGGGAGGCGGACCAGATGCAGGAGCGGATGGAGATGATGGAGCGGGAGAAGGCGGAGCTGGCCGAGATCAAGATCAAGCTAGAGCGCATCCTGGCCGAGGCAGCCTACTCCCTGCACCGCATCCTTATG GGCAATACATCTAAGGTCGCACCCAGTGGCTCCTTGAACTTGGAGGAAGTAGAGAAGAGAGACAACATGCTGGAGCATCTCTTGGTCATCCTCAACAGCGCTGCGGCGATTGGTGTCGGCCCCTCCCCAGAGGCATTCATCCCAACGGAGGAGGAATTCTACCGGACCAAGAGCAGGGAAACCATGTACCCCGGCTCGGGCAAGGGTCTGAAACGAGG GTACACTCCACTGTCCCCCATAGCCAAGGGGGCAGGGACACTCCCCCACTACCGTATGGGAGACCTCGGGCTGGTGCCCCGCCCAAAACCATCCACTTTCCCTTCAGACACGACACGGCAACTGTCAGCGACGAGTCGCCTCAACAGACTCCAGGGGGTCAAGTCGAGGTCGGTGGGAATTCAGACCACCAGCTCAGCAAAG GCTGTGTTCAGAGCGGATCAACTCTTAGGATCGGACACCACGGCTGCTAAGTCGGCGCTCATACAGGAGCTGGCACTGACGCACAAACAGCGCCCTCTGGCCCCGGTCATGATGCCAACCGGCAAGGTGACGCGATGA